In Pararge aegeria chromosome 27, ilParAegt1.1, whole genome shotgun sequence, one genomic interval encodes:
- the LOC120635536 gene encoding histone-lysine N-methyltransferase PRDM9-like — protein MEGTEIAVAVTMRNLRKKPRVSYAEPEEPSLDEYVFCAECRDYVYEYCSIHGPLLIVPDDKVPSKSPYPPIVPRAALTIPRVFLHIAPSIITGAGLGVFTTLTLPSGVRFGPYRGKKTKEVTSTYCWQLYDRNGKRSHVVDADDANSSNWMRYVNCSRHWCEQNLVAFQYRGELYYRTIKIIPRFTELMVFYGGEFANMLHINIRTYNSPAGYAQKFGAPPKKSHTTIKNTPPTLTSSKENNKKSPPIMNQAKRVECDANKENQRNSEDKNVKTKTNKPKTLAVKKKYIPPMKKANVIQNELNIKNNQKIEVCDRSTSVTEPVAKRAKLQPIVAKFEEQKVIETEPESNTQKIVVNQSDILLQNNLICDICQYRSNSKNNLEKHLILHTHVNNVFKCSYCGYTTKNKFCLILHLKTHTGEKPFSCNDCDYKCTTSGALKSHMSTHTGEKPFSCNVCDYKCTQSCNLKTHMRTHTGENPFSCNVCDYKCTQSCNLKTHMRTHTGENPFSCNVCDYKCTQRCSLKTHMRTHTGENPFSCNVCDYKCTRSCNLKTHMRTHTGENPFSCNVCDYKCTQSCNLKTHMRTHTGEKPFSCNGCDYKCSTSGNLKKHVRTHTGEKPLSCNVCDYKCTRSCYLKTHMRTHW, from the exons AAATCGCAGTAGCAGTAACAATGCGCAATCTACGCAAGAAGCCACGCGTTAGCTACGCTGAACCCGAAGAGCCCAGCTTGGACGAATACGTTT TTTGCGCGGAGTGTCGGGATTACGTATATGAGTATTGCTCTATACACGGACCCTTGCTCATCGTACCCGACGACAAG GTGCCATCAAAATCGCCCTACCCTCCCATAGTCCCGCGCGCCGCCCTGACCATTCCTCGCGTGTTCCTACACATCGCCCCTTCCATCATAACAG GAGCTGGTTTGGGAGTGTTCACTACGTTAACCTTGCCCAGTGGGGTCCGCTTCGGTCCTTACCGAGGCAAGAAGACCAAAGAAGTAACTTCCACGTATTGCTGGCAG CTGTACGATCGCAACGGCAAGCGGTCGCACGTGGTCGACGCCGACGACGCCAACAGCTCCAACTGGAtgcgctacgtgaactgctcgcgccactggtgcgagcagaacctggtcgcgttccagtaccggggcGAGCTGTACTACAG GACAATAAAAATCATTCCCCGTTTCACGGAGCTGATGGTGTTCTACGGAGGCGAGTTCGCCAACATGCTGCATATCAACATACGGACATACAACTCCCCTGCGGGATACGCACAGAAGTTTG GAGCACCTCCCAAGAAATCACACACAACTATAAAGAATACACCACCTACATTAACGTCAtccaaagaaaataataagaaatcgCCACCCATTATGAATCAAGCTAAGAGAGTAGAATGTGACGCCAACAAGGAAAACCAACGAAACAGTgaagataaaaatgtaaaaacgaaaacgaataaaCCTAAAACCTTAGCCGTCAAGAAAAAGTATATACCGCCGATGAAAAAGGCGAATGTAATTCAAAatgaattaaacataaaaaataaccaaaagaTAGAAGTCTGTGACAGATCAACGTCCGTTACGGAACCGGTGGCAAAAAGAGCTAAGCTACAGCCCATTGTGGCAAAATTCGAAGAGCAAAAAGTTATAGAAACTGAACCCGAATCAAACACCCAAAAGATTGTTGTGAACCAAAGCGATATTTTACTCCAAAACAACTTAATTTGTGATATTTGCCAATATAGAAGCAACTCCAAAAACAATTTGGAGAAACACTTGATTTTACACACACATGtcaataacgtatttaagtGTAGCTATTGTGGATATACGACTAAGAATAAATTTTGCTTGATATTACATTTGAAAACTCACACTGGTGAGAAACCGTTCTCTTGTAATGATTGTGATTACAAATGCACAACAAGCGGTGCCTTGAAGAGCCACATGAGCACACACACTGGTGAGAAACCGTTCTCTTGTAATGTTTGTGATTACAAATGTACACAAAGCTGTAATTTAAAGACACACATGAGAACACACACTGGTGAGAATCCGTTCTCTTGTAATGTTTGTGATTACAAATGTACACAAAGCTGTAATTTAAAGACACACATGAGAACACACACTGGTGAGAATCCGTTCTCTTGTAATGTTTGTGATTACAAATGTACACAAAGGTGTAGTTTAAAGACACACATGAGAACACACACTGGTGAGAATCCGTTCTCTTGTAATGTTTGTGATTACAAATGTACAAGAAGCTGTAATTTAAAGACACACATGAGAACACACACTGGTGAGAATCCGTTCTCTTGTAATGTTTGTGATTACAAATGTACACAAAGCTGTAATTTAAAGACACACATGAGAACACACACTGGTGAGAAACCGTTCTCTTGTAATGGTTGTGATTACAAATGTTCAACAAGCGGTAACTTAAAGAAACATGTTAGAACACACACTGGTGAGAAACCGTTATCTTGTAATGTTTGTGATTACAAATGTACACGAAGCTGTTATTTAAAGACACACATGAGAACACACTGGTGA